Proteins encoded in a region of the bacterium genome:
- a CDS encoding ribonuclease P protein component, which translates to MRLPAVKIRHEVIKLVSSEKRIRGKLLEIREAECDGSPRFLIAVPKRCGKAVRRNRIKRIIREWCRVNYDVFPEGAMWFIKVSPAVKELSDRKLSKELRGELAELFSKVIGRRLNA; encoded by the coding sequence ATGCGATTGCCAGCGGTAAAAATAAGACATGAGGTTATAAAACTTGTAAGTTCTGAAAAGAGGATAAGGGGAAAATTGCTCGAAATCCGCGAAGCAGAATGTGACGGTAGCCCAAGATTTCTTATAGCTGTTCCAAAAAGGTGCGGCAAGGCGGTGAGGAGAAATCGCATAAAAAGAATCATAAGAGAATGGTGTCGTGTGAATTACGATGTTTTCCCCGAGGGGGCTATGTGGTTTATTAAAGTCTCACCCGCGGTAAAAGAACTTTCGGACAGGAAACTTTCCAAGGAATTAAGGGGGGAGCTTGCGGAGCTTTTCAGTAAGGTTATCGGAAGGAGGTTAAATGCATAA
- a CDS encoding diguanylate cyclase encodes MAKKDDKIFRLIYTDELTKLYNRRYMRDFLPKIIEEASRVGRKASLFVFDIDDLKRINDQYGHLAGDKALVHFSRLLYNATKNLGLVFRYAGDEFVAFLLGLDREDAKRFGEKFLRIIANSPMKFGTQAIVVMCSIGVSVFPDDGRDVWVLFEHADEALFRAKRRGKGTIEVFPMKGKLLTPEKLNIMLANPPVIAQHEIVEFLERQISPQGDRNVFTVIFGGEGTGKTRVLRYAQELAEKKLAFNLFLIGKSIWNNEPYGAIFQALDHLFCRHPDIKEMVLGRLEEDELELANARFSMENGDFIDPLKSSQTVSIKVFEMLTKMMIHLKSLGDGAILIDNIELIDEPTMQFLDTAFVHDESSKLIYVATVNAPDITLCDEMLIQKLRLTTNIAANAQIKKLELERFSVNDVQKLVGAIFDGEKLPPEAAEAMLRSSNGVPLYIIESLSYLLQSGKITVVGDRWDLSGIRADDIPVSLEDILIRRIGCMEPETLYVLKVATILGDIIDVNEISAITGLNNQLVVDALHTAERSLFVESTSNPEKFVFSHRVNKAALYQALDEQEKIELHKKVAEYDEKLSRKRFIAIGRLAFHRQFFGQYREAVDLIERLEMGMQSVIIPDRVRQLLQKRTFLDALAEKRELTNEDFEKVLTICRNMRAAIQNIRLYPIDNENVQKSLDKLFSGIKEFVDNIVSVVIISFSDESILINGQPLPPSLGDKELAKDLGGLFASYGLRGVIFTHGINRDELVSFLTSFTKKPDEVIDHWEEICAQAGIEHIHPDRIIFVAVGEQQVMPMVRPVFATAAGEAGEVAELPPEHGKLIEDLAGVARELLETLRSKELDEDMKEEVEGKLADIIGRFEALKEGVSSKEEVKEEKVEKKEEEKPKVEEALETAMAAEEEKVEEMEEIVEKVKEKPPKFLRFNEVVSLLVSGEKEARERAKEWMKQFTPKEVAQMFVDAILFGDDDELRKAATKALIELGGEVKDIFLARISPGFPQKQLRRFFEIGHYFAEEPLLLPRITEIIYKNKELAPYIYEFIVRAENPNTDMLLKSLLDSIEDEELLLKVIETISERNVTEALDSLFELVRPKRHWEDELPTIVQVKACEAIGKLDTSKAAEMLTEVVLPKPIISGFKKKPEEVRFAAAKALKSLPESLVDEGVIKKLRKDRNEKIRTLFEK; translated from the coding sequence ATGGCAAAAAAAGACGACAAGATATTCAGGCTTATCTACACTGACGAACTTACAAAACTTTATAATCGGCGCTACATGCGCGATTTCCTGCCAAAGATTATTGAGGAAGCATCCAGAGTAGGGCGAAAAGCATCCCTTTTCGTTTTCGACATAGACGACCTTAAACGCATAAACGACCAATACGGTCACCTTGCCGGTGATAAAGCGCTTGTCCATTTCTCAAGGCTTCTTTACAATGCCACCAAAAATCTCGGTCTCGTTTTCAGATATGCAGGTGACGAGTTCGTGGCTTTCCTTCTCGGGCTCGATAGGGAAGATGCGAAAAGGTTTGGCGAAAAGTTCCTGCGGATAATTGCTAACAGTCCAATGAAGTTTGGGACTCAGGCTATAGTGGTTATGTGCAGCATAGGGGTATCGGTTTTCCCTGATGATGGAAGGGATGTATGGGTTCTTTTCGAACACGCTGATGAGGCTTTATTCCGCGCAAAAAGAAGGGGAAAAGGGACTATTGAAGTCTTCCCGATGAAAGGCAAGCTCCTAACGCCCGAGAAACTCAACATAATGCTTGCCAATCCGCCAGTTATAGCTCAGCACGAGATAGTTGAATTCCTTGAGAGGCAAATATCTCCCCAGGGTGATAGGAATGTGTTCACGGTTATTTTCGGAGGTGAGGGAACCGGCAAGACGAGAGTTCTTCGCTATGCGCAGGAACTTGCTGAAAAAAAGCTCGCTTTCAACCTATTTCTCATAGGTAAATCCATCTGGAACAATGAGCCATATGGTGCCATATTCCAGGCTCTCGACCACCTTTTCTGTCGTCATCCTGATATAAAGGAGATGGTTTTGGGGCGTCTTGAGGAAGATGAGCTTGAGCTTGCTAATGCCCGCTTCAGCATGGAAAACGGTGACTTCATCGACCCCCTGAAATCCTCCCAGACCGTCAGCATAAAAGTTTTCGAAATGCTTACAAAAATGATGATTCACCTTAAAAGTCTCGGCGATGGTGCCATACTTATAGATAATATTGAGCTTATAGATGAGCCAACGATGCAGTTTCTTGACACCGCGTTCGTGCACGACGAAAGCTCAAAGCTTATATATGTTGCTACCGTTAATGCGCCCGATATAACGCTTTGCGATGAAATGCTTATCCAGAAACTCAGGCTTACGACAAATATCGCTGCCAATGCGCAAATAAAGAAGCTTGAGCTGGAGCGATTCTCGGTTAATGATGTCCAGAAACTTGTGGGTGCCATTTTCGATGGGGAAAAACTTCCTCCTGAGGCAGCGGAGGCGATGCTTAGAAGTTCCAACGGAGTGCCACTTTACATTATCGAAAGCCTTTCGTATTTGCTTCAGAGCGGGAAAATAACTGTGGTGGGCGACAGATGGGACCTGAGCGGGATAAGAGCTGACGACATACCCGTCTCTCTTGAGGACATATTGATCCGACGAATAGGATGCATGGAACCCGAAACACTTTATGTTCTTAAAGTTGCCACTATTTTGGGTGACATTATAGATGTCAATGAGATATCCGCCATAACGGGGCTTAATAACCAACTTGTGGTTGACGCACTTCATACTGCGGAAAGGTCGCTTTTCGTTGAAAGCACTTCAAACCCCGAGAAGTTCGTGTTTTCCCATCGTGTGAACAAAGCAGCTCTTTATCAGGCTCTGGACGAACAGGAAAAAATTGAGCTTCATAAGAAGGTTGCCGAATACGACGAGAAACTCTCCCGCAAGCGATTCATAGCTATCGGCAGACTGGCTTTTCACAGACAGTTTTTCGGACAATACAGGGAAGCTGTTGACCTTATCGAACGACTCGAGATGGGGATGCAATCGGTGATAATCCCTGATAGAGTGAGACAACTGCTTCAAAAACGCACATTTCTTGATGCACTGGCTGAGAAGCGCGAGCTTACTAATGAGGATTTCGAGAAGGTGCTTACGATATGTAGAAACATGAGGGCAGCAATCCAGAACATAAGACTCTATCCTATAGACAACGAGAATGTGCAGAAGTCACTGGATAAGCTTTTCAGCGGGATAAAGGAATTCGTTGATAATATCGTCAGTGTCGTTATTATATCCTTCAGCGACGAATCGATTCTCATAAACGGCCAGCCGTTGCCACCATCTCTTGGGGATAAGGAATTAGCGAAAGACCTCGGTGGACTGTTTGCAAGTTATGGTCTAAGAGGCGTGATATTCACTCACGGTATTAATAGGGACGAACTGGTTTCGTTTCTCACGAGCTTCACCAAAAAGCCCGACGAGGTTATAGACCACTGGGAAGAAATATGTGCGCAGGCTGGCATAGAGCATATACATCCTGATAGGATAATCTTCGTTGCCGTTGGGGAACAGCAGGTTATGCCTATGGTAAGGCCTGTTTTTGCGACTGCTGCTGGAGAGGCGGGTGAGGTTGCTGAATTGCCACCTGAGCATGGAAAACTTATCGAGGATTTGGCTGGTGTTGCAAGAGAGTTGCTCGAAACGCTAAGGTCGAAGGAGCTGGACGAGGACATGAAAGAGGAGGTCGAAGGCAAACTTGCCGACATTATCGGGCGGTTCGAGGCGCTTAAAGAGGGTGTCTCGTCTAAAGAAGAGGTTAAGGAAGAAAAGGTGGAAAAGAAAGAAGAGGAGAAGCCGAAAGTAGAGGAAGCGCTGGAAACGGCTATGGCTGCTGAGGAAGAGAAGGTTGAGGAAATGGAAGAGATTGTTGAGAAGGTGAAGGAAAAACCGCCTAAATTCCTTAGATTCAATGAGGTCGTGTCTCTTCTTGTTTCGGGCGAAAAGGAAGCTCGCGAGCGTGCCAAGGAGTGGATGAAACAGTTCACACCCAAGGAAGTAGCTCAGATGTTTGTTGATGCTATTCTTTTCGGCGATGACGACGAATTAAGAAAGGCTGCGACTAAGGCGTTAATAGAGTTGGGTGGCGAGGTTAAGGACATTTTCCTTGCCCGGATAAGCCCGGGTTTTCCGCAAAAGCAACTTCGAAGGTTCTTTGAGATAGGGCACTACTTTGCGGAGGAACCTTTGTTGTTGCCGAGGATAACGGAGATAATTTATAAAAATAAGGAGCTCGCACCTTACATTTATGAGTTCATAGTGCGCGCAGAAAACCCCAATACAGATATGTTACTTAAGAGTCTTTTGGACTCGATAGAGGACGAGGAATTGTTGTTAAAAGTGATAGAAACTATATCGGAACGCAATGTTACCGAGGCGCTTGATTCACTTTTTGAGCTCGTTAGACCGAAACGGCACTGGGAAGACGAGTTGCCCACAATAGTTCAGGTGAAAGCCTGTGAGGCTATAGGCAAGCTCGACACATCGAAAGCGGCCGAGATGCTTACGGAGGTGGTGTTGCCCAAACCCATAATTTCCGGGTTCAAAAAGAAACCCGAGGAAGTAAGATTCGCCGCTGCGAAAGCGCTGAAAAGTCTGCCTGAAAGTCTTGTTGATGAAGGTGTGATAAAAAAACTTCGTAAGGACAGAAACGAGAAAATAAGAACTCTTTTTGAAAAATAG
- a CDS encoding YtxH domain-containing protein: MAEKKETLPFLLGLCLGALIGAGLSIILAPESGKEIREKIKEKASELTERGKESMAKLREIIRQEIEALEEHRKEFAEGVRAGVEKFVEITKEEKKT; encoded by the coding sequence ATGGCAGAGAAGAAGGAAACATTACCGTTTTTGCTCGGTTTGTGTTTGGGAGCACTCATTGGCGCAGGGCTTTCGATTATTCTCGCTCCTGAGTCGGGCAAGGAGATTCGAGAGAAGATTAAGGAGAAAGCATCAGAGCTCACGGAGCGCGGAAAAGAAAGCATGGCTAAGCTTAGGGAGATAATTCGGCAGGAAATAGAAGCACTTGAGGAGCACAGGAAAGAGTTCGCCGAGGGAGTAAGGGCTGGAGTTGAAAAGTTCGTGGAAATAACCAAGGAGGAGAAGAAGACTTGA
- the ssb gene encoding single-stranded DNA-binding protein → MYNRVILIGNIGQDVEPRYNTGGERAVLNIRVATNRRWIDRSGEPQQRTEWHTVVYWVPAGRAETLAEKLKKGTLVFVEGEIRYRQWEDRNGNTRNVTEIHAWRVIPLTRRGTAVGEASLAEEAVLEQETEVLDEQTPEIPNIDSEEELGPTDNVPF, encoded by the coding sequence ATGTATAACAGAGTTATTCTCATTGGTAACATTGGACAGGATGTAGAGCCTCGCTATAACACGGGCGGGGAAAGAGCCGTTCTTAACATAAGAGTCGCCACTAATAGAAGGTGGATCGACCGTAGCGGTGAGCCTCAACAGAGGACCGAATGGCACACAGTGGTATATTGGGTTCCTGCAGGAAGGGCAGAAACTCTTGCTGAAAAGCTCAAAAAAGGAACCCTCGTGTTTGTGGAGGGTGAGATAAGATATCGTCAGTGGGAGGATAGAAACGGCAACACCCGAAATGTAACCGAAATCCATGCGTGGCGTGTTATACCTTTAACGAGGAGAGGCACAGCAGTCGGGGAAGCCTCGCTGGCTGAGGAAGCGGTTTTAGAGCAGGAAACCGAGGTGCTGGATGAGCAAACGCCAGAAATCCCGAACATCGATTCCGAAGAAGAACTGGGACCTACTGATAATGTTCCGTTCTAA
- a CDS encoding D-alanine--D-alanine ligase: MRIAVIYGGTSAESEVSRESGKSISRGLRQAGHQVHEFDISESEVLRKINELKTFDVVFIGYHGGFGEDGRIQAILEVAGIKFTGSGSLASALGMNKILSKIIFEHYGIPTPRWSVFRANELSKERLTDFLAANDFEFPLVTKPECQGSTVGVTIVNSVDELADGIKTAGKFGENVIVEEYIPGKEISVGILGKSALPPIEIVPQSGFYDYKHKYTHGLTEYICPAPLADEQTRRFKKLALKAFNALGCRGYGRVDFRLSDEGEIYCLEVNTLPGMTDLSLVPMAAKAVGIDFPQLLDRIVELSLEGGDKNV; encoded by the coding sequence ATGAGGATAGCCGTTATCTACGGGGGTACCTCGGCAGAATCTGAGGTCTCAAGAGAAAGCGGAAAGTCTATTTCTCGCGGTCTGAGACAAGCAGGTCATCAGGTCCACGAATTCGATATTAGTGAGAGTGAGGTTTTAAGAAAAATTAACGAGCTAAAAACCTTTGATGTGGTTTTTATAGGCTATCATGGCGGTTTCGGCGAGGACGGAAGGATTCAGGCTATTTTAGAGGTGGCTGGAATAAAGTTCACAGGTTCAGGTTCCTTGGCTTCCGCTCTTGGAATGAACAAAATCCTCTCGAAGATAATATTTGAACATTATGGGATTCCTACGCCGCGCTGGAGCGTTTTTCGTGCAAACGAATTGAGCAAAGAGAGACTAACTGATTTTCTTGCTGCAAATGACTTTGAGTTTCCGTTAGTAACCAAACCCGAATGCCAGGGCTCCACTGTTGGCGTGACGATAGTTAATTCAGTGGACGAGCTGGCAGATGGTATAAAGACGGCGGGGAAGTTTGGAGAAAATGTCATCGTCGAGGAATACATTCCAGGGAAGGAAATTTCGGTGGGAATTCTGGGTAAAAGCGCGCTACCGCCTATAGAGATTGTGCCCCAAAGCGGGTTCTACGATTATAAACACAAATACACACATGGTCTTACGGAGTACATTTGCCCTGCACCGCTTGCGGATGAGCAAACGAGGCGCTTTAAAAAGCTTGCCCTGAAGGCATTTAATGCCTTGGGGTGCCGTGGTTATGGGAGAGTAGATTTTAGATTATCCGATGAAGGCGAAATTTATTGTCTTGAAGTTAATACGCTGCCGGGAATGACGGATTTATCGCTCGTTCCGATGGCGGCGAAGGCTGTGGGAATCGACTTCCCACAGTTGCTGGATAGAATAGTAGAACTTTCCTTAGAAGGTGGTGATAAAAATGTATAA
- a CDS encoding DUF366 family protein translates to MSNCYRMTFLLAPDRLELTPEVLKPHWALKRFKLVGDSIVAFRGGVKLSPEQYVDLLEAQRERPIPNVDLLHFVVEHFDDDLERAILKENILINIAQEKILHRAPKSGVMRWGDNLYDGKYRLTISCATKTLVSAKIHLGICIDSDEENGYRGISEFGIDPFELAEVIANQYRADMRRLKEKCWHLRPMI, encoded by the coding sequence ATGAGCAATTGTTACCGGATGACCTTTCTTTTGGCGCCTGATAGGCTTGAGCTTACCCCTGAGGTTCTAAAACCACACTGGGCACTTAAAAGGTTCAAGCTCGTTGGCGATTCCATAGTGGCGTTCAGAGGCGGCGTAAAGCTTTCACCTGAGCAGTATGTAGACCTCCTTGAGGCGCAGCGTGAAAGACCAATTCCCAATGTTGACCTGCTTCACTTCGTCGTGGAACATTTCGATGACGACCTTGAAAGAGCCATTCTTAAAGAGAACATACTCATAAACATAGCACAGGAAAAAATTCTTCATCGTGCCCCTAAAAGTGGGGTAATGCGCTGGGGCGACAATCTGTATGATGGCAAGTATCGTCTGACCATTTCTTGCGCGACTAAAACGCTTGTTTCAGCAAAAATTCACCTCGGGATTTGCATCGATTCGGATGAGGAAAACGGTTACCGTGGAATATCTGAATTCGGTATAGACCCATTTGAGCTCGCTGAGGTTATAGCCAACCAATACCGCGCTGACATGCGCCGCCTTAAAGAAAAGTGCTGGCATCTTAGACCTATGATATAG